One Citrus sinensis cultivar Valencia sweet orange chromosome 5, DVS_A1.0, whole genome shotgun sequence genomic window, TTGTATGTTAATGTAAGGGATTTGACCAGATgattatataatttactaaacactttaagaagaacaagaattaatgagttaaaaataaagtagATTCAAAGAATGTTATTTGCAATCACCAAACCGAAGAACAGGGGAATGATAACAGAGGACGGTTGCTGCAACATTATGAAGTCAAAATTAAGAAAggcatttttttctttttttttttacattattctATTTAATCTTACATAAGGCGCACACTAcgaatctaaattaaattcataattaagaataaacgATAAACCCTAACAATCATCTAGCAAGTGCCGTGTAGACTGCAtcaaaaatttagatttagatttttaCAATCACCAAATGGAAAAACAGGGGACTGAAAACAAAGAAGCCCTGTTTGCAGAAACAGGAGAGTTTCCGGGTTTCTGGAAACAAACTCAGAAACGAATGAACTGGCTGCCGGCAGTACTTTCTAGATAAATCTCTTGGTGTATATAAGCTTTCATGATCTGGTTTTAGTCTGGTTAGGTTCAGCCACTGTGACTGTTAGGGATTCTCGTAAACTGAATTTAAAGTTGCGGCTTAAAGTGTTTACCAACTTAAAACCAGAGCTATAAAGTGtttgatgaattattttttaatttaaaaaaataaaaaactgatTTAGCGGGATAAAATAATGCTCCATTCTGTTTAGTATGTGAAGTCCAGAGTATTACAAAGAGATAACTGAATCTTCAATGTAGTAAAATAATGATCAACCTCAGAGGATACATAAAAAGCTCATTTATCACAACCATATCCTAGTGCATCATAAacttgattatttaattttactattagGAAACCTACTTATATAAGGCGCACACtacaaattctaaattaaatttctaactAAGAATAAAAGGTAAACCCTAGCAATTTTCCACCAGGTGCCGTGTAACCTGCatcataaattttgatttaaatctttgtaatcACCGAACAGAAAAACCGGGGAATGAAAACAGAGGAGCcctatttttccatttttttaaccCTTAACTCTTGTTcttctaattatatttttgcttgGAATTTCAGgcaaacgaaaaaaaaaagtgacaaCTATTTAGAGAGAGCAGGTGGATGAtagcaaaaatatttttaattaatatgcaTGATTAACTCTTGTTCTTCTAATGTAGTGGcttgattaatatttttattcaagcCACTACATTATTGGTAGTCTCTGTGGGCTCATTTCGTCTCCAGACCTGATATTGTATATCTCTTTTTgaatatgttttaattaatatgcATGCTGCTGAATAAAGATGAATACTTCCAAATTtttgttgctattattaatatatgctattattaatagaaattattaaaGGATTAGAGATTATATAtgctattattaatagaaattattaaaGGATTTAGAACAAGTTCGCCTCTTTAATTATCTGGGatgatgagttttttttttttttaccttgaatatataataacaattttagtGAGCAAAAGATCACTGGTAACTGCAGAGGAATGTGTGAATTAAGAGCTTATTAGAGTAAGCaatacaaatgaattttcatATTATGTACTTGGTCACTGTTGTCCTACTGACGCACGTATTTTTTTCATGAATAATTGCCAGAtcagaaaagaataaattcGGTTGATTGAAAGATGGCTGAAGTAAGTAAAACAATCTTCATATCGAACATGATTCCAATTAAATTAAGCTTTTTGTAAGATGactaataaaagataaaagtagAAGCTTTGATGAATGAACGAGGACCAAAACTTTTGTAAAAGCGGATGccgataaaataaacaaaaggctctttaaaaagaaactaaagTGCGATCATCAAAGTAAGATCAATAATGATGCTTCGCTATTACAAGGTCCGCATGGACATTATTGAGTTCTGCTATTTGAACTACGCGAAGACAAaacaaagacagaaaaattgACACTGTTACTTCAACGActgtttattactttttgaatttaaaaaataaaataatcaaaagaaaaaggaaaaggaaaagtaacgaaaaaaaagaaataaaataatcaaaagaaaaaaaagtaaagaaaaaaaaagattacttTTTGAGTTAATCTTTCTCCATCTCTCATCTCTGCTATCTGCGTTCACGCACAAAGAAAAAACTCTTCATCTCACCATTTTCGTCTCTTTGCATCTCACCAGTTCCGCATCTCAGTTACCATAAGGAAGAAGTTAGATCTAGATCTATAAACagagattttgataaaattagtaCTGATTAATTAGTAAGTTAGTGACTCTCactatattcaaataaaatttttattgtgttctatatatttaaatgattagaatatttaatttaaattgtaaaaattcgtaaatttttattttttatatatttaaattgttataaattgttatgatttttttaatttaaatagttgTTAAATAATGGAatagattataataatttctGAATGTGTTTTatgaactttaaatttttaaaattatgttagatttgactttaaatctttgaaattataGTGATGGAATAatattttgtgttaaattaaatttttaatttttgaaattatgttagatttgtttaattttgtcCGCTTGCAATTTATTTGTTCACGCTATCATGAAGTGATATTATATAGGCATCGAtggttttttaattattacaaaatattattttttaattatttaacaaaaatttatacaaaatattaattttgtatgactGAGAGATACAGAGGGTTAAACAGGACGAGTAGAGAAAGGAACGAATGAAAAATAAGTGGAATGAACAAAGTAATTAACGAGAATGAATAGAGGGGACAAAGTGGAGAACGAGTAGTTGAGGATGAGAATAAGTGGAtcagattttaaataataaagatatttaaaaaattttcattttttattataatatttgttgtcGGTCCCACAAAAAAATTGGATGAGAGCAGGCGTGAAAgagcattttttttcatttttattctttattttaataattgttatcGGTcccacaaaaaaagaaaattgaatgaGGAAAGGCGTGAAACGGCAGCCAATTTCTGTCGTCCCATCGTCGTGCTTTCGTCTATTTACCATTTCTCGacattatttacaaattgttCTTATGTTTCACAGAAAAATGAAACACTGTTCATCATACAAAATTGCATGACCGaatcttcaatttttataattataaaataatggaTTATGTGTATGTTAATGTTACGGATATGATCAGATCATCATATAAGTTACTAGACGCATTAACAAGAACAAGATCTAATGAgctaaaagttttttaaaaaaaattaaataaataaagagtaaaagtaaaaaaaaaatgttatttgcAATCACCAAAATGAAAACAGAGGAGCCCTGTTTTTCCTCTcgtttctctttctctcattAGTTGGAAAGTGTCGCCTAAAACACTTCCTCTGCTAGGTGGAATTGTTGGCTTGAAGAGAAGAGTTCTTGTTACAAGCACAAATTTTATCTGTACattatttccttttaaatgCACCATTGTTGCACAGATTTGAACCCTATGATCattagttttttgttttgatttggcTAGTTCGTGatgacaaataaattattttcatcacATTTTGGTAAAAAGTTGCCCTCTTTGTTACTTCCACAGCtatttagtttaatattttgtaataagaTCACAAAGTGCATGGGAACTATTGTTCGGGTACTTTAGCCTAAAATGAAGATCTATTAAAAATTTCCCTGATGTCATgatataaaacaataaaaggtaCCAACTTCAGcttaaattcatataaaattaaaccttACCACATACTGTATTGAAACAAATTACTCATCTTTATTGGTAACATCATCACCTTCATAAAATATATGGTATCGTACAAAGTTCTTGCGCTGGGTTCGGGCATCTAACAACGAGGATACAGCAACCTATTCGCTAGGTTAGAGACCAAAGAGCCAACAGCAAAATGTGCACGACGCATGTCACTATCATGAAAACaacattcttttttctttttttttctctcaataatttcagatataatattttaactaagTTTGTAACACTGTTGATTGAAATTATCAAGTACGAATGTCTGTAGATTTTAACATGCGCactcataattattattgtgcAGTTTTAGACTTGGTTGAGTATTGAGGTGCTAAAACTTTTGccgtaagaaaaaaaaaatttaagtataaaataaaagttaatagtatataataaatatagtttttttaataataattttgataaaattagtaaagatataataaattttttatcatgtaagtgtaaaatcaaatcatctTAACTTCTAAACTACAACAGCTATAACATTTTAACTGTTCAATCTCAATCCCAAATAGAcccttaatttataattagattgtcactaaaagattttaagtatgtattttaataatctaacagataatatttactttatttttatctttcgttattaaatacaaaaacactaatagacaaaaaaaaatgacttaactctttttatatttttaatttttatttatttccttttattgCTTTCCTAGCAATGTTCATCTTTTTACTCTACAACATCCATAACCTTAACTTtggaaataaaagagaatatgCGAAAGTATAGGTAGGAAAAAGACTTCATTGAAATCAAACGAATTGGGCAACATTAgattcttctttaaaattctcatGAGATATTAATTAGTATTGTCGTTGCTGCCTGCCTACTTCTAACCTCAACCGATATCTGATCAAAGCTTGATTTGGTcaatctaaataattataatcgATGATTGGATATTGTTGAAGGGCGGCCCTAAGATGAGAGAGGGGAATGCGTGTGCAAGCCACATGtgtgaagaaaaagaaaaaggcaagAGGGAAGATGACGACGATTAAAATcctgtttgatttctttttctgatAATTTTAGTTAACCTGCTGTTGTTAGTTCCAAAATTTTAGTTAGCAACAAAATGAcatatttttgtgtttaataaggaaaaagcaaataatagattttctataGGATTCTTAAAATGGATTAGATTAGAGTATGGAGAGAAATATATTTGAGAATATTAGTGTTGAGTTATTCAAAtgtttttaatagtaaaatcaattaagactattttagtaatatatattttttattgaaattagagtgttaaaagttagtaataaaaaattcaataattttttattgaatttatataactctggattctttttttttttttttttccaacactGATATGGTTCTGTTCTGTGTATTTATATACAATTTAATGTTTACATACAAGTTAAATTAGATCAATTTAATGCTTAGTGCATTTTATGGTTTGAAGATTAAGTCATGTTTATTTGATGGCATCGATTCCATCGTTGAGGATTGGATTGTTGATCAAGTGCACATAGTAAGCTCTTCTTATTTtatctcaattttaattttcttttattatctgCCTCTACCTGAAAATGGACTTGTTTTACTAGTAAGCATAGAccttgtttatttaattgatattttaattttatgtataagAATGGAGgtttattttggaaaaaaaaagaaataaaaaaatactctGTTGAAGCTAATTAgtactgaattttttttggtggtgCGACCAGAGGTGGAAACAGGGTATGAAAATGTGTTACTGGTGAGGTTGCTGCTTAAGATGAGAATgcattcttttcaaaaatccttgGTAGGTGTGATCTAATTATATTTGATGGAATATTAAATGGCTAAAAATCTGTCATACGTTCAAACTTTGTTGTGTTTAGAAGAATGGTGTTGACTGTATATTTGTTTGGAAGAATGGTGTTGATTGTATATTCATTTGCTTAGCCTTTTGACAGATGTATTTGGAACTGACGATAAATGTGATTCAATTTACAAGGTTTTCGAGGGGCTCACCGTGGAAGGGATATTGAATGACTGGTCTAGGATAAAGCCTATGATTGTGAAAGATTGGAGTGAGAATATAGATGCTCGTTTTCATCTTTTTGGCAAGGTCAGCGATGAATGGATAGATAAGGATTTATTTGACTACTTGGACTGGTGCTAATAGGTATTTTAGGCAAGCTTTTTGAGATAACACTGAGCAAGTTATACTACTAGTTTGCACATGATGATCAAAACTCTcgaaaagtaaaataaaataaattattaacttttacttTCATCTTTTGCATAGCAATCAATGTGGTGCTTGTTCTGTGACAACTTTGATAATCTACTTAATTATTGGTTAGCATTTGGACCAAAAACATTCTTATGATTTACATGTTTTGTAGAAATGCATGAACCTTAAATGTGCTGATCAGGGAGTTTAATTATTGCACCttgaaattcatttattgTTAACTAATTGGCTTTCCTTTGCATAAAGCCGCTTATAAGGCTTGAGCGGACGTCTTTATGGgcatattatttgtatttctaTATGGATGCCTTTATCATTTAATGTGCTGCTTGTATTTCTTTATGCATGCCTTTATCATTTAATGGCCAGCTCCCTCTCCTCTTTTGTAATTTGAATAGTAGTATGGGCCTCCATTTTACAAATCTTTAACATTTTTTgctgtaaattaatttttctttcaaatattttggagGTCATTGGAATTCCTGTAGGTCGATTTACCAGATTTTAGTATGTTTAAGGTTTTAATTTTGCTTagactttaatttttctgaaaGATTGTAGTATTGATCCTTAAAGAAAGATCATGCtacttcaaattattttgaagtGTTGCTAGTTATAGCCTTACATATCAAATTCCATTTGTCTGGAAATTTATTGATAGCTGTGTCATATTTTATGACTCTACTTCTTAGTTATGTAAGTTCATTATGTTTAGGTCAGAGGCAGTCAGCTGTGGGGAATCGATATATACACAGATGACTTTGATCTTGTTAAGGAAGCTCATGCTGCAGCCAAAGGAGCAGCTCAGTCAGCACGTGTGAGTCAAAGCCAAAATCAGCAGAGTCTGTTAAGTAGCTTTGCCAGCTCAGCAAGTTTGTTGTAGCATGCTTTTCATTCTGTTTTGTAGTTAAGCTTGCTTAATTAG contains:
- the LOC127902497 gene encoding uncharacterized protein LOC127902497 isoform X1; this encodes MREGNACASHMCEEKEKEVETGYENVLLVRLLLKMRMHSFQKSLVFEGLTVEGILNDWSRIKPMIVKDWSENIDARFHLFGKVRGSQLWGIDIYTDDFDLVKEAHAAAKGAAQSARVSQSQNQQSLLSSFASSASLL
- the LOC127902497 gene encoding uncharacterized protein LOC127902497 isoform X2 yields the protein MRMHSFQKSLVFEGLTVEGILNDWSRIKPMIVKDWSENIDARFHLFGKVRGSQLWGIDIYTDDFDLVKEAHAAAKGAAQSARVSQSQNQQSLLSSFASSASLL